The nucleotide sequence tcccccctcccacctgcccaataccctattactgtagtacctatgtgaccacttaggtgctgttcagttaatacccaTTAGacagacaaaattttaaaacaaagattcaTTAGcatattaagaaaatgatatgCAGATAGGGAACAGAGTCAGAAAACTAATAATATGTTACAAAGTGTTGAGAAAGGAGATATCATATAAATAGTTCATTTATTCTGAATATCATAAGATTAAGGAGCGGTGAATagatttgtttttggtttgggttttggtttttaagGGACAGGTTCTCACTCTACCACACTGGCTGGAATTCAggggcccaatcatagctcacagcaacctcaaactcctggactcaagcaatccttctgcctcagcctcccaagtagctgggactatcagGGTACACCATCACAGCTggctcacttttaaaaaaatttttatagagacagaatcttactgtgttgcccaagctgacctcaaactcctagcctcctcccaaagtgctgggattccagacatgagctaccacacccggctaagtgatggcttttaaaaagaactataaagCTAAGTCATTGATCAGTAGATTTAGTTGATGGCTTTTAGGGGGCATTATTTCAGATGTATAAAAGATCAAAGTCTGCTGGATAATAGTAGTCCCTATCTCTACTTAGGATTTAGCAGAAGTAAATGGTCCTAAATACTCATCCTAAGTAAATTATGTCTGAGGATTTGGAGAGGAGTCAAGAAAACCATCATTTATGAAACACTCAACAGAATTCCAACAGGTTTTAGAatttatacatttgcatatatttaaagctAAATTGTGCCCTGTGCATTTAAGCATGATCTGCTCTTTAATCTCTACATTATGATGATTTACCTTGTTTGTTCGGCTAATGACTCTAGTTGGAATTCTTATTTGAAGAGGCTTCTTCTTCAGGTCTAGCCTGTAGAATAGACCATATTACCAATAGGGAAAGATGACAGTTTTTGCACATCCCACTAACTACACTATTTCTCAGAAATCAGGAAATGGTGAACATTATGAAATGATGCAGACAAATCATGAGGATGAAGATTTAGCTAATCTAAGGTATCTATCTGGTCATCCTCATGAGACCAGTTTCAGCAAAGTAAAGGGGACAGCTGTCAGACTACAAGGATTTAAGTAGGTCATTTATGGGCAGTGGAACATATGATATTAAGGgggaataaatatttctgaaaagtagAAGCATAGAGGGAGATAGTACTGGAAATACGATATGAAGCCAAATTAGAGCAGCATTTTCTAGATTAGGAATTTGCACTTCCAGAGGCAATAAGAACCCCTGAACATTTTTTAGTGATGCTGGTTATATAACCAACGTGCTGTTAATACTTAGGAAGAGTAATCTAATGGCCATATTGAGGAGAAATGGGACGAGGTCAGTTGTcttgtattatattatttcagtAATGGTTAGTGAAAGTCAGTAAGAGATTTGAAAGAAGCGGGATGGATGAGATGCTGGCAATATTACAATAAATCTGGAGGAAAAGCTGCATTGGGGAATAGAGAGTTGACAGAGGTTTGTTGTAGTCATGTAAAATTTCATGTGCATATGATTCATATGCAAGCATATAGGTGATAATGCTTAGTAGGCTGAGGGAAATATGACTGTATTGTTTAGGATGAATGGCATACTTGCTCAGATTCAACTAGCATTTGTACGCTAGGGATACTACTAGAGCCTTCCTTATACATTGCCTCTCAAATAGTGGTCAAGCTTTTGGGGAGGGTATAATAAGACCAAACAGAAAGCCCATTAGGAGAAAAGAATAGGTAAGATCTTAAACAATGTTCTTATTTATAtactgaagtaaaaataaaaaatggggaaTAATGAAAGGAGGAGTTTGAGAATTAGAACTACCAGGAGAGTTTAGTGCCACTAAGGATGtttataataatatcattatAGCTAACATTGAGTTCTTCCTATGTGTCAAGTACTGTTCCAAACTCTTTATTCATAGCCTCATTTGAGGCCAGAACTATTATTACCCAATTTAAGAGATGAGTAAACATAGATACAATGAGATAGGTAACTTATCTAAGGTTAGGGTAAGTGGGAAGGTAAATGATTGAGTCAAGTATAAACCCAGCAGCTTGACTTGTGATTCTTCATTTTTAGCCAATATGTTAATATCTGTCTTTCCAGATCATTAaacataagaaggaaaaaaaactaggTTAAATAGACTATATAATACCCAATTCAGATTTAGAAAGATAAGCatgattgaatttttattttgaattcttattGTTATCTTgtagagaaaattttaattgtCTTCAACATCAGCCTTCATTGTGACAGAAAATGTTTGAGATGAGTTCAATTCTAAGTTTGTGTccttaaaaaatgtcaaacttATCAATTTCGCTTTTTTTAATCACTTCATCACAaagcaatacataaaaatattgttattgaGAATAATATTTTACTTCAAGCCCCAATGcccaagatatttttatttatttcacagattTTTAGGTACATTTTATGTTAGAACTCAAGTTATGATTCTAACAACACTTGACAAAGAGTCTACCACTGTGTATTAGGTGGCACTTACATCCCTGGAgagaatagaaagtaaaaatcagaCTAGACTGGATATCTTAAAAGAATCTAGGAATCATATGGTTGCTATAGATGATTTCTAAATGTTCCTCTAAATCtcataatttatattcataacaCATATTAAATGTATGTAGTATTAGGTTAATCTTTGATACACGGCTGCTGGAAAAAGCAGATACAAATTTCAACAAAACATAGTAATAGCATTTAAGGAGATTCAACCACATAGACAAGAACCTCTGGAGCTGAACAATTCACAAGATCGATTTCAAGAGTATATTATtccagccaggcgcggtggctcacacctgtaatcctagtactctgggaggctgaggtgaaaggatcactgaaggtcaggagttcgaaaccagcctgagcaagagcaagaccctgtttctactaaacatagaaagaaattaattgaccaactaaaaaatatatatatataaaattatccaggcatggtggcacatgcctatagtcctagctacttgggaggctgaggcagaaggattgcttgagcccaggagcgtgaggctgctttgagctaggctgatgccactgcactcactctagcctgggaaacaaaatgagactctgtctcaaaagaaaaaaaaaaaaaagtgtagtaGGACTTCCATGTTAATAAGGAGGTAATGAAATGAATACTATCTTAATCAAACcaataaaaatcaaagatgaaaaaagTGATCTCATTTTGCTGGTGACATGACTGTAAACTTAGAGAATccaagaaatttaagaaaaaaaaactatacaatgTAGTAAGGTGGCTAAATAATACAGGCAAAAATGaatatcatttttctgttttagcaCGTTCTATGGCCTTTTTTTCCATGTAGAAATTAGGAATTATGTCTCTCTACTTCCTGACATATCTCTACTTAAATTTTTAGAtacctttgtatattttttccttcttgtttataCTCCAAAGCCCAAAATAAATTTGAGGCTACCTGCTTAAAGGATACCAAAGATCTGGGTGTGGAAAAAGTTCTAGGGCTGGCTCTCTGCGAATCTTGTACTATGTAAATTCTGTGTAAAATGGAAAGGTATCTTCAGTTTCTGACATTTGAGTCATTACTTTATATCCAAGATATGTCCTTCaacttaaaaattatgtttttcttcctatTGTGTTCTTCAGGAAACTTTAGGGTCAGCCTTGTACATGAAATTGATGGATGGAGGAAATTACTCGGTGGTGTCTGAATTTTTCTTACTGGGACTCACCAGTTCTTGGGAGATTCAGattctcctttttctgtttttcacaatattttatgTAGCAGGTATGCTGGGAAACCTTCTCATTGTGCTCACCATCATTTCAGACCACCACTTACATACCCCAATGTACTTCTTGCTAGCAAATCTCTCCTTCATTGATACTGGTGTTGCTAGTATTGCAACCCCCAAAATGATTTATGATCTTTTCAGGAAACATAAAGTCATCTCCTTAAAAGGATGTATTACCCAGATGTTCTTTATTCACACCGTTGGGGGCACAGAGATGGTGCTGCTCATAGTCATGGCCTACGATCGATACGTTGCTATCTGTAAGCCCCTCCACTACCTGACCATCATGAGCTTAAGGATGTGCATTTCTCTTACGGCTGTTGCTTGGACCATCGGACTCATCCACTCTGTGGCCCAATTGGCTTTTGTTGTAAACTTACCCTTTTGTGGTCCCAACAAAATGGATAGCTTTTATTGTGATTTTCCTCGCTTCATCAAACTTGCATGTATGGACACATATAGACTGGAGTTTCTGGTCACTGCCAACAGCGGTTTCATCTCCATGGGCACCTTCTTCATCTTGCTTTTGTCTTACACTTTCATCCTGGTCACAATTCATAAACGCTCTTCAGGTGGTTCATCCAAGGCCCTCTCTACCCTCTCAGCTCACATCACTGTTGTGGTTTTCTTCTTTGGTCCTTGCATTATTGTCTATGTGTGGCCAGTCCCTACCTTACCCATAGATAAATTTTTAGCTATCTTTGATGTCCTCATCACTCCTTTTATGAATCCTGTGATCTACACATTTAGAAATAAGGACATGAAGGTGGCAATGAGGAGACTGTTTGTTAAGGCTGTAAGTTTCAGAAAGAGGTTTTTTATGTACAGTCCAAGAAATTCACTCATCTTGACTATTCTTGGAAATTAATCTCTTTAATTAAACCTCACAAAACTTTTCAGTTTAATTAGTGTTTTCAATATCCACCATGAAATCTCTTTTCAAGGACTCTCTTCTGATCTGGTCAGTTTTTCGTAAGGAAACCCTATTCTAAGGATGCTAAAAATATTGAGGAGTGAATTCAATGTTGGAATGTAGTGTCcttgtattttattgaagatgTCAGTGATAGTGATTACTGCAATCTCACATCCTGGGTATATTTTCCATTAACACCAAATGGTGGACACTTATCTTTGTCACTGATTCTCAACAGGCAAATCTCTTCTAATCCAGATTATATACTTGTATTCATGCTCTCTGAGTTTCTCGGTGTCTACATAGGTGGaggaataaacaaaatgaggataattgcCTAGAAGGCTTAAAGCCTATCAGGCTTTTAAATCTGAATTTACTCACCCACAGTCAGATACAGTTAATACCAAGATTTTTAGATTTAGTTAGAATCAGAAGTGAAATTTGGGGAAATCATAGAGAGATAATCAGGAAAATTTGATATTATTAAccaataaaatgttttgagaccAGAAGTTATAAATTTCTACACCACTCAATGTGTATGACAATTAGTTTTTACCCCAATAATTCCCTAAATaattagtcattatttttatatggcaaagaaaactatataaatatttaatgattataaaTCAATCAAATATTTTAGAGCTAAAATGAGGAAACACTGatttaagaagaaatgaataaaatgtaaaaggttTCTATTCTATGTGAACCAGGTTTACAAGTAAATGAAAAGCAACTACAAAATGTAGAAATTACAAAGTTACAAAACTGACTATAAATGAAGATATACAAAGATATAATTAAGATATACATTAAGCTTTCCATgtgataaaatttattatatataattatttgaaaaagacaTATACTATTCAAAAATAGTATAAACAATTATTCAAAGAGAATATCTTACTGCTCTGAGTTACCAAATAGTAGGAGCAAGTGTCAAGTGAACAGACTATTATCCAAGTATAGATTAAACAACCTGTTAGGAAGGTGGCCTGCACTCCCTCCATGAGCTCCAGAATGACCTGTAGCAATCCTTGCAGTGGCAGCAATAGACTATTAGTAAAATATTGGAAGAATAATGTTCAGCgatgaaattaatatttctgaCAAATCTTTACCCTCTCCTTTGTACAAATTTGCTACTGAACCTCAGCTAAAATGTTAGACCCTCTTGAACTAGAAGGTAGACACATTGGGACTCCTCTTTTTGAAGTGTTTgcttttatgtattaaaaaattttcataCTAAGTGTTGCACACCTTTTAAATATCCTCCTAAATATCTAACAGCAGGCCTGACTTATTTTCTGAACCCCAGACAATATAACTTGATAGGGGaattccacatataaattttattaaacttttcacTTTCCCCTTAGAAACTGGGCTCTTCTTTCTGCACTTCTCACCTAGACTGATGATGCCATTCAGTCTTCCCAAGCTAGAATCCTGGAGACACCTAGACTTTGCTCCTACCCACTATAATTCtgtcaattattctttttaatattgcaTGTATTtgtcccttcttctttcttttcattgtcatttctttAGTCCAGGTCCTTTCATTCCTCTCCTCCTAGTTGGTTTGGAGATTGAGTTTCCCCTTCCAcatttttggtgggaatgtaaattactgcAGCCATTACGGAAAACAGTAtgatggttcctcaaaaattaaaaataggcccATTATCTGATTTAGCAATCCCCCTGctgtgtatatatccaaagaaagaaatcactatGTTGAAGAGATAGCTGTTCTCTcacgttcattgcagcattattcacaatagccaagttatggatTCAATCAAAGTATCCATTGACAATAttattggataaataaaatgtggtatacatataaatatatgcttatatatgagtacacacacatgcaataGAGTACTCTTTTAccttataaaagaatgaaattctattaattactaaaacatgaatgaaactggGGGACATAATATCAAGTGAAATAAACTGGCATGGAAGGATAATACTGCAttatctcacttacatgtggaatctcaAAAATTTGAACTTATAGAAACAgaagagtggaatggtggttatcaggggctggagcagggaTTGTAAGGAAGGAGGTTGGTGAGATGTTAGTAAAGGACAGAAAATTCAGTTAGGAGGGATAAGGTCAAAATGGTGACAATAGTTGATAATGGTGTGTTGTATTCTTGAAATTcactaagagaatagattttaagcaTGGtcatcacaaaaaataagtatatggGATTAAGCATCtgataattagcttgatttagccactccacaatatacatatttcaaaatattattgttgttcatgataaatatatataattattatcatttaaaaagtaaatgaaattctTGAACAGTTCAgaacattttaattgtattttttacaaaACAGCTGTATATCCTATCCCCGATCTTATAAGTATGGAGTAGAAAACAAGCATGTAAAATTAGGAAaggtataaaattatatgttcaatcaatctgaattaaaataaagacagTAAGACAGTGCTGCAATATGTCcacttaaacataaaatttaagatgcttagttttttttaatccttgGTTTAGTGTTAAATAGAGTAATTAGTGGATATTATTtggataattttaaataagattaaatactGAATATTGAAACATTTGTCCTAGTGAGTGTCTGTGTTTGTGCGTTcaggtgtgtgcacatgtgtcacTTTACCAATACCTTTATGGCGTGCCTGTGCCTATGGATCTTGTTAgtgaatgtattcatttttcctactttataaataacatttactaCCTTTAAGAAGGCATAAATAGGCTGTTTGTGGTGGTAATGGGTTGTATTTAAGGTGCTCATGAGCTCTGCTGGTCTACTAAAATGACTGCATGAGACAGACAGATCTAAGTTACTTTCAAGAACTCTCAGTGAAATAGAAGTTACTTACATTGTTTAAgcatcatattaataattaatataggTGAATGAAACTACAGTAGAAGTTCTAGTGACCAAGAAATATGACCATACAAGGTAGTAGGATCTGATTTTGTTTATCAGAGGGAAAAGTGTAGATTCGTCCTAAGATAAAGTGTCTAGATAGTTCAGAATGTGAAAGAGGATAGTAAAAGAGAAAACCCAATGGCAATAGAAAGCTATAGAAGATTCAGAAAGTAAACTGTGTCTTAGttatagacatatatataaattcaaataatgaGCCTGTAAGGAAGCAATGATATATGCTAAAATTTTGGCAATGTTTGCAATGCTCAGAGTTgatggttttataaaaaaaaaaagaatagaaaactcaGTGATTCTATCCTTGTCATTTGGCTGTTTCCACTATGCTCACATTTCACAGCTGAGGCTCTGAGACCAAAACACACACAAGTTCATCAAGACATGAAACCTGGggtgggcatagtggctcatgcctgtaatcctagcactctgggaggtggaggcaggaggatcgctcaagctcaggagttcaaaacctgcctgagcaagagcaagaccccatctctactaaaaatagaaagaaattaattggccatttaaaaatatatagaaaaaaaattagccaggcatggtggtgcatgccagtagtcccagatactcgggaggctgaggcaggaggattgcttgagccgaggagtttgaggttgctgtgagctaagatggcaccacagcactctagccagggcaacagagtgagactctgtctcagaaaaaaaaaaaaaaaagacatgaaaccTGTGGaggagacattttataaaaactgtTAAAAGAGCAATTTAAGAGGGACAGAAGAAATGggagagtagaaagaaaaagTGGCTAGGGTAAAGGGAAGTAGGAGAGAAGAAGAGATGAATgaatgggagggagaaggaagaaagcctgagggaggaaaggaaaaaggagaaaaaaacttcCTGGCCCAGAGAGTATACTGTGGGTGACAAaaaaaggaggagagggaaaggcgAATAAAAACTGAATGGGTTTGAGTAGCATAATGTTGATCATGGAGAAAAATCATTATGTATTCTCAGTTCTCTCTTGGTATTCCAAAAATAGCTCAAACAGCTTCTATCCAAAAGCATGCATCCAATAGAATCCTACGTGTGTGCTCTCAAACATGCTACTCTCCTTGCACGGACTCACAGAGACCCAAAAGGGGGGTAAATCAGGGCAAGCTGTGGGATATAGCAAGAAAATCCAGTTCAATCACCCTTTATGAATGCACCATTGCTTACTGCCTAAAATTCTTCTGAGGACCTTAAAGAAGCTTCCTCTcttgtgtttctaagaattattttatataaaaattattccttaGGAATTACAGCCCAAAGTTACTATATTCTTTGATTTACAAATATTGCACATAtactttcttctctgttttcctaAGTTAATGCCTTCCCTGGCTAAGTAAAGATCAGATACACCCAATATAAGTGTGGATAATCAATCGGACAAAGAGAAGCTTCTCTGAGCTTGACCATCAGCAATGGCTTTAAATGGTCTCAATGAGGACACTCACAATACAAGCAATCACTTAAGAGATCTTCCTGTAATTCACTAGCTGTCTGCATACTTTCCTCATTGCCATCTTCATTTCTTGATTCCTAAGTGTATAGATAATAGCATTCAGAAGAGGAGTGAGAACTGCATCAAAGATGGCCAGAAACTTATCTAAGTCTGTGGAGGGAGATGGCCATGTGTACAAGAATATTGAAGGACCAAAGAACAAGACTACCACAGTGATGTGAGCTGAAAGTGTAGACAGAGCCTTCGATGAGCCAGATGAAGAATGTTTCTGAAGAGTGAGAATGATGAAGATATAGGAAATAATCAGTGTGAAGAAGCAGAGCACAGACATGAATCCACTGTTGACTATGACCATGAACTCTAGTTGGTAGGTGTCTGTGCAGGCAAGTTTGATAAGCCGAGGAAGGTCACAGTAAAAGCTGTCCAACACATTAGGACCACAGAAGGGTAAGTTTATTACAAACACCAACTGAACCACAGAGTGTATAAGGCCTGTCATCCAGGCAGCCACTAAAAAGAAGATGCACATTCGTGGACTCATGATGGTCAAGTAGTGGAGAGGCTTACGTATGGCCACGTATCTGTCAAAGGCCATGGCTATGAGCAGCACCATCTCCACACCACCAATGACATGGATGAAGAATATCTGAGCAATGCAGCCTCCAAAGGAGATGACTTTGCGTTTTCTGAAAAGATCAAAAATCATCTTGGGAGAAGTGGCAGAAGAAATACCCAGGTCAATGAAAGAGAGGTTGGCCAATAGAAAATACATGGGAGAGTGTAAGTGAGGGTCAGTGGTCACAGTGAACATAATGAGAGAATTTCCCGTCAAGCTTGCCATGTAAAACATAGAGAACAACACAACCAGGAGAAGTTGGATCTCCCAGGAATTGGTGAGTCCCAGGAACACAAATTCTGACACCACAGAGTGATTTGCTCCATCCATTGGCTGTGTGAGCATTGctacctaaaaaagaaaaatatgagaaactataaattatgataattttattcataaaccAAAAGGAGAGAAGTCCAAATAATGAAAGCATATTTCCTCTTTAGCATTAAAACCAACCAAATGggcaacaggtatatgaaaaattgtCAACATCCCTAATCACCACAGACATGCAAATTTAAATGAGGAGATACCATCTCATATCTGTTAAATAATCAAGtatcaaaaaaaccccaaaaagtaacaagtgttggcaaggctgTGGAATAAGGAAACCCTGCTACCCTAttagtgaaaatgtaaatttttacagCCTTTATAAAACATACTGTGGAGAttccttaagaaattaaaaacaaagctatcatgtgatccagaaatcccactccaGGTACATATAGGAAACAGTTGAAGAAGTATCTCACTGAGATATCTCCActctcatgttcactgcagcattattaaCAAGAGCCAAACTATGGAAACAACCCTAGTGTACACTGACAGGTGAATGGATAGAGacaatggggtggggggaggtgtatacatatatacaatggaatactcttcagctgtaagaaagaaggaaatcctgtcatttggaaCGACATGGATGAAGCTGAAGGAAATTGTGCCGGGTGAAATAAGACAAACATAGAAAGGAAAATTCTGTAAGATCTCATTTatacgtggaatctaaaaaaaaataaaccttacaGAACTAGAGATTAGAATAGTGGTTCTAATCTCTTTATTATTCTATTTCCATGTGTCAtcagttttcttgcctttttaccATGTGGCATAATAAGACAATCATTCATATAATCATCAACGAGAACAGTGTGATTAACTGCAACGTATACTGAATCCAAAACATTACAAAGCCATTTGACTTTTTCCAATGTCTTTCACATTTCCCTAGGCACAATATAATTCTAGTTCAAAGTCAAGTTCAGTTAACCTTTTCCAATATGTTAACaaactttttcataattattcaCCTGTGCTATTCAATTCCTTATTCTAGACTCTATCTACTTTACTTTAGGATGAATGCATGTACCTTAGGATAAGACTCATGTCCATAGCAATTCCAACAAGAAAAAAGACTAAAGCCACCTTTCCCAGTGTTAAATGTTCCATCATTCCATTACCTGTATAAAGAGACCAGCATCTTCAGGGACTCCGAGATTTTCCTGTGTCCTGTAACATAAAGTGCCATATAATATCCTGCCATAAGAAGGCATGAAGATAATTACATAGACTTCAAGAGGACAGTGACCAAATGACACTGCAAAAACATGATAGTTTAGAAGGACCTCATGGATGAGGTACTTTGCCCCTAGAGAACTATTTGCTTTGTCCAATGGAACCAAAGTATATAAAAACTCATAATAAGACACTAGAGAGAAAGAGTGAAACAAAAGTGTAATTTTTTTGTCTAATATCTTTGTGCTATTTTGTCAAAACTATTGATAATTACACATTATAATTAATCacttaaaatagataaatgttaactcaaaaaattatctataatcaTTTGATCATCTTCATAGAATCAATGTGCTAAACTTTTATACAGTAAATAGTAGAAGAATATACACAACACTTCATTTTTATACAATCATATACTCAGTAATTATGGACATGTTCGGAGATTTAGTTGTGCAGAAGTTATTTCCAGTGCTTAGAGCTTAATATTAAGTGAAACAATTAAAACATCTATCAGTTGAtgataaattaaagatattatGCTACAACCATACAGTGAAATTCTCTGAAGCCACTAAAAAGCAAGTTCAAAACCTCTGTAGCCAAAGACTACCGCAACATGCTGTTGAATGAAACAGTGGAAAGCAAAACACCTATAGTATGTCActgaacatataaat is from Microcebus murinus isolate Inina chromosome 6, M.murinus_Inina_mat1.0, whole genome shotgun sequence and encodes:
- the LOC105859214 gene encoding olfactory receptor 4F3/4F16/4F29-like, whose translation is MDGGNYSVVSEFFLLGLTSSWEIQILLFLFFTIFYVAGMLGNLLIVLTIISDHHLHTPMYFLLANLSFIDTGVASIATPKMIYDLFRKHKVISLKGCITQMFFIHTVGGTEMVLLIVMAYDRYVAICKPLHYLTIMSLRMCISLTAVAWTIGLIHSVAQLAFVVNLPFCGPNKMDSFYCDFPRFIKLACMDTYRLEFLVTANSGFISMGTFFILLLSYTFILVTIHKRSSGGSSKALSTLSAHITVVVFFFGPCIIVYVWPVPTLPIDKFLAIFDVLITPFMNPVIYTFRNKDMKVAMRRLFVKAVSFRKRFFMYSPRNSLILTILGN
- the LOC105859237 gene encoding olfactory receptor 4F3/4F16/4F29-like; this encodes MDGANHSVVSEFVFLGLTNSWEIQLLLVVLFSMFYMASLTGNSLIMFTVTTDPHLHSPMYFLLANLSFIDLGISSATSPKMIFDLFRKRKVISFGGCIAQIFFIHVIGGVEMVLLIAMAFDRYVAIRKPLHYLTIMSPRMCIFFLVAAWMTGLIHSVVQLVFVINLPFCGPNVLDSFYCDLPRLIKLACTDTYQLEFMVIVNSGFMSVLCFFTLIISYIFIILTLQKHSSSGSSKALSTLSAHITVVVLFFGPSIFLYTWPSPSTDLDKFLAIFDAVLTPLLNAIIYTLRNQEMKMAMRKVCRQLVNYRKIS